CTGCATCCAAATAATCATGCCGTCCTGTAAAAAGACCATAAAAAGATTAAAATAGAGTGGGGTCCATCCCCATCCGAGGATAGATATGGGAACAGTGAGGGAGAAGGTAATTAAGAGGACTGCGTATAAGCTCGTTAAGCAATATCCAGACCTCTGGACCGAGAATTTCGAGCATAACAAGAGAATGCTCTCCCAGATAGCTGAGATAAAGTCCAAAGTCTACAGAAACAGGATAGCAGGATATATCACCAGACTGAAGGTCAGAGAGAGGGAAGGAACACTTGTCTGATTCCTTTACCCCATAATGGGCTCTTTTTCGTTCGATTTCATCCTTTTCAAGGCTATCATTTTAGAAGCCAACATGCACCCACGAATCGAGGGAAAATGAAGAGAATACTCTATGAAGATCTAGAGACAGCTCTTAAAGCTAGAGAGGCCAAGATAGTTGTCTTGGGTCAGGGTTACATAGGCCTTCCTACCTCACTTCTCATGGCAAGGGTGGGATTCACCGTCTACGGGTTCGATGTGAACAGAAACCTGATAGATGAGCTCTCGAGGGGAGAGACCCGCCTAAAACAGGAAAAGGGCATAGCTGAATTGCTAGATGAGCTTAAAGAACGCAATTACTTTCCAACAGAAGATCTAAGCGAACTTTATGGGTCTGACGTGGTTCTAATTGCCGTTCCCACTCCAAAGGAAAGGAATGGGCCTAACCTCAGCATGGTACTGTCGGCCTTGGAGAGCGCCCTAAAGATAGTGAGGAGGGGCGGACTCATAGTAATAGAGAGTACACTACCTCCTGGAACGTTCTACGGTCTGATAATCCCGACAGTCGAATCTAGGGGTCTAGAGGTAGGCAAGGACATCTACCTAGCGTACTGCCCAGAGAGGGCCCTGCCAGGAAGGCTCCTCCAAGAGCTCGTCCAGAACTTCAGGATAATCGGTGCTATCGATGAGAAGTCAGGAATGCTAGCTAAGACACTCTATGAATCCTTCGTTGAAGGTGGAATAGAGATAGTAGATCCCCTCACGGCCGAGATGGTCAAACTGGTGGAGAATTCGTACAGGGATGTGAACATAGCATTCGCCAATGAAGTAGCGAGGATGTGTGAGGTCTTGGGCGTGGATGTGAGGAAAGTCAGGGAGCTAGCGAATAAGCACCCTAGGGTAAACATGCTGATTCCGGGGATAGGTGTGGGAGGAAGCTGCCTAACCAAGGATCCGTGGTTCCTGTTCTGGGCCTCGCAAGAGAGGGGTTATCGACCTAATCTGATAAAGAGGGCCAGAGAACTCAACGCTGAGATGCCATTCCATTATGCTAGCATCTTAGATGAACTCGTGAGACAACTTAGGGGCGGGAGGAGTGGTGTGGTAGCCGTGCTGGGCTCTACATACAAGGGAGACGTTCCCGATCCCAGAGAATCTCCGGTAGAGCCTTTTGTGAAGGAATTGGTTAAGAGAGGTCACGCAGTCAAGGTATATGATCCCCTAGTCAGGTCTTCATTTGGCGGCGAGTATGTGCCCGATATACCGGAGGCAGTCAAGGATGCCGACGCAATCGCCTTCGTAACCGATCACACTGAGTTCAAAATGCTCGACCTGAGAAAACTGAGGAGAGCTGTTAAGAAGGATGAACCAGTGATATTATTCGACGGAAGACTCCTTTTCGAACCAGAAGAGGCTGAGGAAGCTGGTTTCATATACATCTCGGTGGGAAGACCCTACATGATCTTGGGGAGATCCCTTGTGACTATAGAGGATTGAATAGAAAATGTAAGAAATAAGAAATCCGGGTCAAGAGATATGGTCTAAAAGGAACGAGGGGAGTGAGACTATCTTCATGCCTTTCACCTTATTTCTCCCCTCTAGGGCTTCATAGATCATGGAGTAACATGCGACTTCCTCTATAATTACGTAGTCGGCATCCATGTTGCTTGCTATGTCGAGCAGCTTTCCTAGCCATCTGTCGAACTTCTCCGGCTCCGCTTGGTAGATGAGTGTGGCCCCGCAGTCGCAGCACACCCACTCCGGAATCTCCAACATGTTCGCGTTCTTTATGGATCTCAGTATTCTCTTGGATGCGCCATTGCTCCTACACGAAGGCACCAAGAACATCCTGTTCCTCTTACCCTTCAGGCTCTTCGTCCTTATCTTCCCCTCCTCTAGAGCCTCCTCTATGATAGAGGCCAAGTCCTTCATGCCCAGATCCGTGAACATGTTGGCGCACAGAGAGCATCCGGATACCACGCGTTTCGGGGAGAGATCAGCCAAGAACCTCCTCAACTCCTCCCTTGACTCTTCAGAACTGTCCCTCTCCCCAATCACGTACACGAGCCCTCCACAGCACGGCTCGTTTGTTCCTGCTGGGACTACCCTCTCCGAGATCTTCTGGAGGAGCTTGTTCGCTGCTAACGCCACTTCAGGTACCGTGTGCACCCAGCATCCCGCGAAGAAGAGTAGATCTGCTCCCTTCTCGGGCTGGAAGTCAGGAGGCAGCCATACCCCCTTAGTTATCCTATCTCCGATCGGGCTGCCGGTCTTCCTCCTCACGTCTCTCATGCTGACGGTGACTAGAGGGACGTATCCCATGTCTATTAACGCCGATCTGGAACCGACGATCACACCGAACACATCTATGCCCACAGAACAGAAGCTACTGCAGAGCCCGCAGTTCATGCAGGTGAACGTGTAGCTGAGGAACTCCTCGGTTAATTCGATCTTTCCGTAGCTTAGCATCGAGAGAAGCTTTATACGAGCTCTTGCACCTTCTGTCTCTTTAAGACCCTCCACATGGAACATGGGACAGGGGATGTTGCACGCTCCGCATCCAATGCATCTCCCGAGCTCCTTGACAAGCTGCTCCGGGAACTCCACCAAGGGATTCACCTCTCGATGAGCTTTCCGGGGTTCATGATCCAGTTCGGATCGAGTGCCTCCTTCACCCTAGAGAATAAGGCCACAAATCCCTCATCCATATCTGGAGTTATCCTGTTGACTCCGACGCCGGTTCCGAATCCCACAGATCCTCCCAGTGATACCGTCCTGCCTATGACGTTTTGGGCCGCTTTCTCAGTTCTCTCCACCTCCTTCTCGTTGGTGGGATCGTATAGGAATATGGCCATGACCCAACCCAAAGGCGGATCGAAGACCGTCACTACAGGGAGCTTCATCCTAGAACCCGTCCTATCTATCTCTTGGACAGCATCCCTGACTAGATGGGGATGAACTCTCATGCTCACGACCTTTATCGCCGACTCCTTGCTCTTAGCAATCTCGTATATGCCCTTCCTCCTGATCCATATATCACTCGCATCCTCCAAATCTGCTTCCTCATGCTGAATCTCCATACTGCCCAACACTTCGCTCAACCTAGAGCTCCACAGATCCAAGCAGTCTTCCTTACCCGCCAGCTCTAGATAGGCTATAGCCTCCGTTCCTCCACCTTCAACCACCTCCCTGTAATTATGATACACCTCAAAGCCCATCACGCCCATACCTTCTTTCTCTATGGTGTTCTGGACGGTTATAGAATCAGATACATCCGAGAACTCAATCATGAAAGCCCTTCTGCTCTCAGGTTTCAAGGGTAGTCTCAGGTAGGCGGATGTAAATATCCCTAGGGTCCCCTCCGATCCCAACATTAGGCCTAAAGCGTTCCACTTACTGGGAGGTCCAGGCTGCTCCACTAAGACTACCTCTCCAGATGGGAGAACCACCTCGACACCTATCACTAAGTCCTTCATGGTTCCGTACTTAGCTGAGAGCGGGGAGGCTGCATCTTCGGCTATTAGACCGCCAACGGTGGAAAATCCAGCTCCATCCGGATTAATGGGCATGAATCTGTCGGGAAATACCTTATTGAGCTCTAAAACTTTTACTCCCGCCTCCACCCTGATGAGACCACTGTAGTCGTCCCTGTCCAAGATGCCGCTCATCATTTGCATGTCTATAACTATACCCCCCTCTATGGGTAACGGTCCTGCCACTAAAGAAGTCCCTGAGCCCCTAGGAATTACTGGGACGCCGTATCTATTGGCAGCCTCCAAGATGAACGACACATCCTCCACATCAGACGGTCTAACCACGGCGGATGGGATCGCATGAATACCAGAAGCATCGTAAGAGTAGGCAGACCTGTCCAGATCTTCTAGAAGAACCCTATCCTCTCCTAACTGGGAGGCGATCTCCTCCGCCGCCTTAACTGCTGGTTCCTCGGCCATATTTAACCCTAAGACCCATTAGAGCAGGAAAATGTAATAACCTTTCGTAGAGTAGGGATATAGGTGGGATCAGGTGCTCAGACTTCCACTTGACGGCCTTCACAGGGAGCTGGGAGCTAAGTTCTTCGAGTTCGCCGGTTGGGAAATGCCAATGAAGTACACGAACTCACTTAAGGAGACGCTCTCGGTCAGAAATTCGGTCGGGATATTTGACACATCTCACATGGGGCGTTTCCTACTTCGAGGACCTCACGCAGTTGACTTCCTCCAGAGAGCCACCTCAAATAACATCAGGATATCCAACGGGAGGACGAGGTACACTCTAACCCTCAACCCCGAGGGGGGAATAAAGGACGATAACGTGGCCTTCAAGCTTTCGGACGAACTCGTCCTATTCGTTGTGAACGCGTCGAACAGGGAGAAGATACTGAAGTGGTTCGAGGGATTGATATCGGAGTGGGGTATGGATGTGGAATTGAGAGATGAAACCTTTAGGACCGTGATGATGGCCATTCAAGGACCTAAAGCTAGGGGCCTCGTTCACAGCGTATTAGGAAGGACTTTTGACCTGAAGAAGTTCAGGGTAGAAGAGAGTACTCACGAAGGAACCAAGTTCGTCGTAAGTAGGACAGGTTACACCGGGGAGGATGGCTACGAGATAGTAGCGTGGGATGTCCACTGGGCCGAATCCATATACAGGGAACTGGTGGACAAGGGAGCGGTACCTTGCGGACTGGTTGCGAGGGATATACTCAGGCTCGAGGCCGGGCTAGTTCTCTATGGGAACGACATAGACGAGGAAACGAATCCATTTGAAGCAGGTCTGGATTTCGCCGTGAAACTAGATAAGGAGTTCTTCGTAGGTAAAGAAGCCTTGATTAGAGTGAAGGGGGAAGGAGTGAAAAGGAAGAGGGTCGGCCTGCTAAGCGAGACTAGAAACTCCCCAAGAAAGGGAGATAAGATACTCAGGTATGAGGAAGAGGTGGGCGTGGTCACCAGCGGCACCTTCAGTCCTACATTAGGGAGAGGAATAGGTATGGGATACATCCCACCAGAGTTAGCAAGGGAGGGAGAGGAATTCACTATCAAGGGGACGAAGGAGTTCAAGGTGAGGGTTTCTAAAATGCCCTTCTACGACGAAAGTAAGTACGGGTGGAGGAGATCCTCTACCTGACCTTCCCCAAGACCACATGACTGACGGTCTTCGCAAGCCTCCGAGTCTCGGCGATTTTAACGATATCCCCTTCTTTTATATCGAGACACGGCGGGAGGTGCGCGTGAATCTTGCTCCTCCTCCTCTCGTACCTCTTGTATTTCGGCCTGTAATGGAGGTACTCAACGAGCACGGTCACAGTTCCCGTCATCTTGGTGCTGATAACCCTACCCACCAAGGTCTTCCCCCTGATAGATATGCTTCCGTGCCAAGGGCACTTTTCATCGGAGCATTCCCTCTCAGGAGGGATCACATCTCCGATCAGAGCTTCAGATAGTCTCCTCATGATCTTTTCACCCTTTCCTCAGGTCTTCCTACTATCTTATCACCTAGGACGATGACTCGTTTACCACCGGGCAACCTAAATAAAAACAACCTCTTATCCTTCGGTACCCTGACATCACCCTTGGAGGTCCTGATCACAAGCATGTTCTTGGTCTCGTAGATGACCCTTCCCCTGATCCCAAGCTCCGCCAGATTAGGTGAGGACAACAGTTTCACCTCCAGACCGATAAGCTCGTGATAAAGGAGATTGGAGGGTCTTATGGGAGCTATATCTTTATACCCCTCTCCCTAAGAATTGTCAGAATCCTGGCCTTCTCTTTCCTCAGTTCTCTGTTGAGGTGGATCTTCTCAGCCGCTCCCATTAATCTTTTGGCTTCTAGAAGGAAGAACTCCCTCTCCACCTCTCTCAACCGCTCTAGGAGCTCCTCGTTGGTCATACCTCTTAGCTCCTCAACCTTCCTCGTTGGCAACCTCACTCACCCCCTCAACCTCCGACTCGGATAACTCGGCTCCAGCTTCCTCCGATCCCGATTCTGATTCAGACTTCGGCTCTGAACTCGACTCAGCTGATTCGGATTCCTCAATAACTGAGCTTTCTTCCGCCTCCGCTTCAACCACCTCAGCCTCCTTGACTTCCTCAGATCCCTCGGAAGACTCCAAGGCCTCCACTAACTCCTCAGGAACTTCGACCTCCACCTCGGTGGTGGACAATTCCTCTCTCTCAGCCTTCATTCTCTGTCTTATCTCCTCTATGACTTCCTCCTTTATCTTCACCATATCAGGGCTCTCGACGTCGGGCCTCACTATCCTAACTCTAACACCTATCACTCCTTGGGGCATAAGCACATGTTTCACCGCATAGTCAACCTTCTCTATCTGATCCTGCCCGCATCTATAGATTATCCCGGCCCTGAACCTCTCTTCCCTAGCTCTCTGACTCCCAAATTTGCCTGCGAGCCTTATCTCCACTCCCTTAGCGCCGGCCATCATGACCCTCCTGAGTGCGGAGAAGGCCACCCTCTTGTGCCTCTCTCCCCTAGCGATCCTCCTAGCTATGTAGCTAGCTACGATCCTCGCACTCAGAAAGGGTTCGTCCACCTTCCTGGCCTGAATATAGGGATTAGAGATGCCTAAGGCTTCTTTTACCATTTCTCCTATCCTTTTGGATGCTCTCCCGCCCCTGCCAATGATTATCCCGGGACGTTCGACGTAAACCGTAATGATATCCCTCACCGGCGTGGAGGAAATGTCCACACCATGAAAACCAGCCTTCTCGGCTATCTTCTCCATTAACTCATGCAAGGAGTATCTGATAATGCCCTCCTGAACGAACTTCTTATAGTTAGGCAGAGTCTTCGTGGCGCTCATTCTTCCTCCTCCCTCTCCTCCAGCACTACTTCAACATGAACCAACTGCTCCACTTTGGGGGTAGCTCTACCGTAGGCTCTGGGAAATATTCTTTTCAGCTTGGTTCCGGTCTGAGCAGCTGCATGCTTCACATACAGGCGGTCAGGATCCAAGTCCTTGTTCGTGGCGTTATACTCCGCACTCTTGAGTATCTTCTTGACGAGCTTCGCGGCCTTCACGGGGTACCTACCAGGTTTCCATCCGTTCAGCTCCCTCCTATGGGGCACTCCCCTCTTAAACCTCTTGAAGGGCACAGCCCTCTTCAGAGCTATCACATCGTCTAAAATCTGGTAAGCTTCAGACAGTTTCTTGCCTCGGATGGCTCTCAGCAACTCGACCATCTCCTTGAACGATACCCTCAGGTCTCTCCCTGAGGCCATAGCTTCCCGCTCGCCTTTCGCGCTGTAGGAATATCCCCACGATGGCAACCTTCTTTACCTCCCTTCGGTTGGCATAGATTGGGGGCGTTTATAAAAATGCTTGAGAAGCTGGACCTTGTAGCCGTCGATGTGGACGGTACCATAACCCATGAGGAGCCGTACATTCACTTAGGAGCGGTTAAAGCTCTGAGATCTCTGGGGGAGAAGGTACCTATAGCCCTAGTGACAGGTAACCCCTTTCCCATCGCCTATGCTCTGTCAGTTTACCTGAGACCAAGCTCTCGAGTGATCGGGATAGCCGAAAATGGGGGGGTAGTGTACTTCGAGGGGAAGCGCAGGCTGCTTGGTGATCTGGATGCGATGAAAAAGGTGAAAAAATTTATAGAAAATAGTGATTATGGAAAATACATATCTGAAGATTCCGAGTTTAGATACGTTGATTTGGCCTTGAGGATGGATCCTATGACCCAGGAGAGGCTGGTCAAAGAGATACTCTCGAGAGGGTTGGATGTGGAAATAACGACCAGCGGCTACGCCCTTCACATAATGCCCAAAGGGGTAAACAAGGGAACAGGACTCCTATCTCTATGCGAGGAACTTGGTATAGATCCAAGTCATGTGGCGGCTGTAGGTGACTCCCACAATGATTTGGAGATGTTTTCCGTGGTAGGCCTCTCGATAGCCCTCCCCAATGCCCCAAGAGAGGTCAAAGAAAGAGCAGATGTAGTCGTGGGAGGACCCGGATACGGATACAGCCTCCCACTCGCTATAAAAGTGCTCAGGAATCTCCTTTCTTCTCTCTGACTCCCCTCTTAGACTTCTCCATCCTGAACCTCCAGAAGAGATAGGCCCCGACAATCACCGGTGGGACTACTGCTAGGAGAATGAGCTGAGGAGGTACGTAGGGCTCGGCCTTCTGTATTATGACCACTAGAGATTTGCCATTCTCTTGAAGTTGGGGAACGAACTCCCAAAGGGCATCGTTCCATATGACCACTTTAGGTGCTGGGTTCCCTCCGAGTACTGAGATCTTTAGACTCGTGAAGTTGACCCATAGATTGGCAGAGATGTCGTCCGGCAGTGCTGCCGTGAGAGGTGTCAGGTCTATGTAGTAATAGCCACTAGGACTTCTTCTGAGCTCCAATGGGAGGCTCTCTACAGTGAGATTATAGTTAACAATCAGGGCACGTGTGGCCATCTGCTCCTCGGTCTTGAAGGAAAGATGGAGTGACTCTATCTTGTCACTCTTCGCCGCGACGGAGGCAACTGAGATGATCCCCGTGTAGTTTATGTGCGGGGTGGACGCGTAAGTTACATTGACGAAGTTCCACCTTATTCCATAGAGAAGGAGGAACCTATCCCCATAGAAGAAGCTCATCAGAGTGTGAACCGTTGTATTATCGAAGTAACCCGCTGCTTCAGCCTTGGGGAAGAAGTTGGCCCTCCTTGTAGGGTCTCCTGGCCTAGGGATAGCTATTAGGGTGTAAATCCCCCTGGGCCCAGCATTCGTCATGTTTATGGTGACATTCCCCCTGTAGCTTATCCAGTTGAGTATGGGAGCCTTGAGGACGTTGGAGAAGTATCTGGTTTCAGGCTCGTGAATCAGCCTGAAGACTCGGGCCTTCATGGTGGCTGAGAGATCCTCATGTATGACTATAGTGGCTACTGGCATCGGCCTCACAGCGGAGACAGAGAGGATGGCAGTGCTCAGGAGTAAGATGGAAGTTAGTAGGACTGCAGGGCCCTTTCTCATGCTAGACACCATTCGCCAAACCGAGATGGTACCCTTTATTTAAATGAGGGTCCCTTATGGATGCGCTGGGTATGACGAATAGAAGGGGAATACTCCTCTCCGTCTTCTACTCAGGTGAGGATAAAGCTGCTGTAATGAAGTTCTATGATCCTAGGAGAGGGGAGGTCTTTCTGGTTAGAGATAATACCGGACATAGACCCTATTTGTTAACGGATGCGCCAGCCGATTCTTTAGAGGAGATACTGTCCCCCAGCTTAGCTGCCAGGTTATTCAAGGTCTCTAAGGTAAGAAAGTAC
This genomic stretch from Thermoproteota archaeon harbors:
- a CDS encoding FAD-binding oxidoreductase, which produces MAEEPAVKAAEEIASQLGEDRVLLEDLDRSAYSYDASGIHAIPSAVVRPSDVEDVSFILEAANRYGVPVIPRGSGTSLVAGPLPIEGGIVIDMQMMSGILDRDDYSGLIRVEAGVKVLELNKVFPDRFMPINPDGAGFSTVGGLIAEDAASPLSAKYGTMKDLVIGVEVVLPSGEVVLVEQPGPPSKWNALGLMLGSEGTLGIFTSAYLRLPLKPESRRAFMIEFSDVSDSITVQNTIEKEGMGVMGFEVYHNYREVVEGGGTEAIAYLELAGKEDCLDLWSSRLSEVLGSMEIQHEEADLEDASDIWIRRKGIYEIAKSKESAIKVVSMRVHPHLVRDAVQEIDRTGSRMKLPVVTVFDPPLGWVMAIFLYDPTNEKEVERTEKAAQNVIGRTVSLGGSVGFGTGVGVNRITPDMDEGFVALFSRVKEALDPNWIMNPGKLIER
- the rpsC gene encoding 30S ribosomal protein S3, translating into MSATKTLPNYKKFVQEGIIRYSLHELMEKIAEKAGFHGVDISSTPVRDIITVYVERPGIIIGRGGRASKRIGEMVKEALGISNPYIQARKVDEPFLSARIVASYIARRIARGERHKRVAFSALRRVMMAGAKGVEIRLAGKFGSQRAREERFRAGIIYRCGQDQIEKVDYAVKHVLMPQGVIGVRVRIVRPDVESPDMVKIKEEVIEEIRQRMKAEREELSTTEVEVEVPEELVEALESSEGSEEVKEAEVVEAEAEESSVIEESESAESSSEPKSESESGSEEAGAELSESEVEGVSEVANEEG
- a CDS encoding 30S ribosomal protein S17; translated protein: MRRLSEALIGDVIPPERECSDEKCPWHGSISIRGKTLVGRVISTKMTGTVTVLVEYLHYRPKYKRYERRRSKIHAHLPPCLDIKEGDIVKIAETRRLAKTVSHVVLGKVR
- a CDS encoding nucleotide sugar dehydrogenase, which encodes MKRILYEDLETALKAREAKIVVLGQGYIGLPTSLLMARVGFTVYGFDVNRNLIDELSRGETRLKQEKGIAELLDELKERNYFPTEDLSELYGSDVVLIAVPTPKERNGPNLSMVLSALESALKIVRRGGLIVIESTLPPGTFYGLIIPTVESRGLEVGKDIYLAYCPERALPGRLLQELVQNFRIIGAIDEKSGMLAKTLYESFVEGGIEIVDPLTAEMVKLVENSYRDVNIAFANEVARMCEVLGVDVRKVRELANKHPRVNMLIPGIGVGGSCLTKDPWFLFWASQERGYRPNLIKRARELNAEMPFHYASILDELVRQLRGGRSGVVAVLGSTYKGDVPDPRESPVEPFVKELVKRGHAVKVYDPLVRSSFGGEYVPDIPEAVKDADAIAFVTDHTEFKMLDLRKLRRAVKKDEPVILFDGRLLFEPEEAEEAGFIYISVGRPYMILGRSLVTIED
- a CDS encoding 30S ribosomal protein S17e; its protein translation is MGTVREKVIKRTAYKLVKQYPDLWTENFEHNKRMLSQIAEIKSKVYRNRIAGYITRLKVREREGTLV
- a CDS encoding (Fe-S)-binding protein, with amino-acid sequence MEFPEQLVKELGRCIGCGACNIPCPMFHVEGLKETEGARARIKLLSMLSYGKIELTEEFLSYTFTCMNCGLCSSFCSVGIDVFGVIVGSRSALIDMGYVPLVTVSMRDVRRKTGSPIGDRITKGVWLPPDFQPEKGADLLFFAGCWVHTVPEVALAANKLLQKISERVVPAGTNEPCCGGLVYVIGERDSSEESREELRRFLADLSPKRVVSGCSLCANMFTDLGMKDLASIIEEALEEGKIRTKSLKGKRNRMFLVPSCRSNGASKRILRSIKNANMLEIPEWVCCDCGATLIYQAEPEKFDRWLGKLLDIASNMDADYVIIEEVACYSMIYEALEGRNKVKGMKIVSLPSFLLDHIS
- the gcvT gene encoding glycine cleavage system aminomethyltransferase GcvT — encoded protein: MLRLPLDGLHRELGAKFFEFAGWEMPMKYTNSLKETLSVRNSVGIFDTSHMGRFLLRGPHAVDFLQRATSNNIRISNGRTRYTLTLNPEGGIKDDNVAFKLSDELVLFVVNASNREKILKWFEGLISEWGMDVELRDETFRTVMMAIQGPKARGLVHSVLGRTFDLKKFRVEESTHEGTKFVVSRTGYTGEDGYEIVAWDVHWAESIYRELVDKGAVPCGLVARDILRLEAGLVLYGNDIDEETNPFEAGLDFAVKLDKEFFVGKEALIRVKGEGVKRKRVGLLSETRNSPRKGDKILRYEEEVGVVTSGTFSPTLGRGIGMGYIPPELAREGEEFTIKGTKEFKVRVSKMPFYDESKYGWRRSST
- the rpmC gene encoding 50S ribosomal protein L29, with amino-acid sequence MPTRKVEELRGMTNEELLERLREVEREFFLLEAKRLMGAAEKIHLNRELRKEKARILTILRERGIKI
- a CDS encoding 50S ribosomal protein L22; translated protein: MPSWGYSYSAKGEREAMASGRDLRVSFKEMVELLRAIRGKKLSEAYQILDDVIALKRAVPFKRFKRGVPHRRELNGWKPGRYPVKAAKLVKKILKSAEYNATNKDLDPDRLYVKHAAAQTGTKLKRIFPRAYGRATPKVEQLVHVEVVLEEREEEE
- a CDS encoding ribonuclease P protein component 1, with the translated sequence MAPIRPSNLLYHELIGLEVKLLSSPNLAELGIRGRVIYETKNMLVIRTSKGDVRVPKDKRLFLFRLPGGKRVIVLGDKIVGRPEERVKRS
- a CDS encoding phosphoglycolate phosphatase — protein: MLEKLDLVAVDVDGTITHEEPYIHLGAVKALRSLGEKVPIALVTGNPFPIAYALSVYLRPSSRVIGIAENGGVVYFEGKRRLLGDLDAMKKVKKFIENSDYGKYISEDSEFRYVDLALRMDPMTQERLVKEILSRGLDVEITTSGYALHIMPKGVNKGTGLLSLCEELGIDPSHVAAVGDSHNDLEMFSVVGLSIALPNAPREVKERADVVVGGPGYGYSLPLAIKVLRNLLSSL